The window AACCCAGTATCATCCGCTTCATTGGCTTAAAAGGACGACTGTAGCAATTCTAAGGCATCGTCTCTATCCTGATTGTGAGTATAGAGGCTGTGAAAAAACATGTCAACCAAAACCGAGCAGAACCAAAGATGCCGGACGCCATCCTAAAATGGCCGACCTTATCCGCAAGGCCGGAAGCCAACTCATTCGCCGCCGGTTCAATGACATCTCCGATCTCAACGCCGCGCTCTATGCCAGTCTGGTAGAACATCTGGAGCGTACCGGACGGCTCCGCACCAAGCCATTCGACGCCGCCGCCTGTCCCGATGCCACCCTTGCCGATATCGCGGAAGATAAGTTGAAATGGTTTCTCGGACTGACCCGCCGCGAGCGTCAATATCCCTTGCGCGAAGATGCGCCGCCTTCCGAGGCCCTGGCGCACCTCAACCTTCTCGATGCCGGGCAGCCCAGCCATGCCGCCGTTCTGCTTTTCGCCCGCCAGCCCCAGAAATTCCTGCTCACCTCCGAGGTCAAGTGCATGCGTTTCCACGGCACGGAAGTCGGCAAACCCATTCCCTCCTATCAGATTTACCGGGGCACGGTCTTCGAACTCGTGGATCAGGCCGTGGACTTCGTCATGTCCAAGATTGATCGCGCCGTCGGCACCCGCGCCCTCGGCCCGCAAGCGCCTGTTGAATACGAACTGCCTCGCGAAGCCGTGGCCGAAGCCATCGTCAACGCCGTTGCTCACCGCGACTACACCAGCAATGCCAGCGTGCAGGTCATGCTCTTCGCCGACCGGCTTGAGGTCTGGAACCCCGGCGAACTTCCACCTCCGCTGACCCTTGAACAATTGCGCTTGCCCCACGCCTCCATCCCTCGCAATCCGCTCATTGCCGAGCCCTTGTTTCTGGCGCGCTACGCCGAGAAGGCCGGCAGCGGCATTCTTGATATGATCGCTCGCTGCCAACAAGCGGGCTTGCCCTCGCCCCAATTCCATCAGGAAGGCGGTCAGTTTATCCAGACACTCTGGCGACCCAAGCCAGTGGCAACCGAACAAGTCGAGGCCCATGATGAGGCCCATGATGAGGCCCATGATCAAGTCAGCTTGTCGGAACGCCGGATCATGACCGCTTGTCTTGCGGCGCCGCAGAGCACACCAGAGCTTTTAACTGCCTTGGGTTACCCCGCACGTACTGGTAACTTCAAGCGCGGCCTGAAAAACCTGATTGCTCTGAATTTACTGGAAATGAGCTTGCCGGAAAGCCCTCGCAGTAAGAACCAGAAATACCGCCTTACGGATAAAGGCCGCGCCTGGATCGCCCTCCAAAAACCAGAAGGAGGCGCGCGATGACTGACGGTACTTCGACTCCGCTCAGCACAGGCCTTAAGCCGTACCCGAAATATGAGACGAGCATGTTTACGACGATCTTCTGGGATATTGTTTGCAGTAAATCGAATCGCTCAAGGCGAAGGGCATCATTTAAGGAGATGAATTCCGTCATTCCGGCGCACGCCGGAATCCAGGCCAGAGAACGAAAACTTGAAGATGGACTCCTGCCTTCACCGGAGTGACGTTATAAACGTTAAAATGAACGGCAAAAGAGCTAGTCAAACAAAGAGGACCCCTCTCCATGGTTTGCGCGTCATTGATCTGGGCCAGGTCTACGCCGGGCCTTATGCTGCCCGGATACTGGCGGATATGGGTGCAGAAGTAATCCGGGTGGAATCGGCGGTGCGGTCCGGGCGGGGAGGGCAAAATCCTCAACCAGGGGCGATTTACCCAGATGGCGATCCCGGCAAAAAGCCTTACAATCGCTCGGCCTACTATAACGAGCTCAACCGCAACAAGCTCGCCGTCAGCCTCGATCTGTCTAAAGAGCAAGGGCGAGAGGTTTTCAAGAGGCTGGTAAAGGTCAGCGACGGGGTGATCGAGAACTTCAGCCCGCGGGTGATGGCCAATTTCGAATTGGACTACCCGGTGTTGAGCCAGATCAATCCCAAAATCATCATGGCCTCGATCTCCGGTTACGGGCAGACCGGCCCCTATCGCGATTATGTCAGCTTCGGGCGAGGAATTGAAGCAATGTCCGGGCTCTCCGAGATCACTGGCTATGAAGATGGACAGCCGCTTGGGCCCGGAATTGCCTATGCCGACGCCAACGCCGGACTTCACGCTGCCTTCGCTATCCTGGCAGCGCTACGGCAGCGCCGACGAACGGGAAAGGGCCAGCACATCGATCTCTCGCTCCGGGAAAGTCTAACATCACTCCTTGGAGAGCAGATTATCAATTCCTCGATGAACCACAGAGCTCCAGTGCGGAAGGGAAATCAGGACTGCCCGAAGGCGTTTCAGGGTTGCTATCGCTGCCGCGGCGACGATGCGTGGATAGCTATTTCGATCTGCTCCAAGCAGGAATGGAAATCGCTTTGGAGCATCATCGGCCATCCGCCAAATCTCCCAGATTTGTCCATTTTGGAAGAAGGACGGGAGGAGTTGGAAAGACTGATCGAGTGCTGGACGCTTGAATACGAACCTGAAGAAGCTATGAATATTCTGCAACGGGCAGGCGTGCGCGCAGGGATGGTATGCGGTGCCGGGGAACTCACAAGCAACCCACACCTCCAGGCAAGAGGCTCCTTCGAGAAGATGGCCCATCCCGAAGCAGGCATCCATCCGAATCCCGGCATGCCCTGGAAGTTCAGCCGGTCTCCCCTCCATATCAGAATGCCTGCCCCATGCTTTGCCCAGCATAACAACTATGTTTTCGGCGACCTGCTGGGAATGTCATCGGAAGAGATTGCGAAACTGGAAGCAGAAGGGGTTACGGCCAGATTCCCAACCCGGTAGAAAATATTTAAGCCTATCTGCTCATGACAAGACCCTTCCTTAGTGATACAGTGATCACTGAAGCAATGGGAGGCCCTTGAGTGAACGGCCAGAGGTGCCGGTTGCCAAGGTTCCCTTGAAATGCTACCATGGAAATCAAGGGAAATAAAAAACATGCGCTGTCGCGGTATCCGTGGGGCAACCACTGCTCAAAACAACACCAGGGAAGAGATACTCCATGCAACGAGGGAGTTGTTGCAGAATCTCATCGAGGCTAACCAGATCAAAGTGGAAGAAGTGGCTTATGCCTATTTCACCACCACCACGGATCTGAATGCCGAATTTCCAGCCGTGGCGGCCCGTGAGATCGGATGGACGAATACGGCACTTCTCTGCGGACATGAGATGAGCGTACCCGGCAGCCTGGAAAAGTGCATCCGCATCCTGATCCTTTACAACACTGAGAAATCCGCCGCCGAGATGGCACACATCTATCTGAAGGGAGCGGAGAATCTGAGAAGCAATTTTTCCAGGAACGAAACGAGGTGATGGAAACATGTTGGTGGTTTTAGGGAAAACGGCCCGGGAAGAAGACTTACAAGGCCTGCTGGACCGGCTGAGCAAAGAAGGCCTAGCCGGGCATGTATCTCGCGGGGTGGATCGTACTGTCATTGGAGTGGTGGGCCAGACCCATCCGGAATTCCGTGATATTCTGGTGGTGCTTCCCGGCGTCGAGGATGTGATCCCCATCAGCAAGCCTTATAAGCTGGCAAGCCGCGAATTCAATCCTGCCGATACCACCATCAACGTCGGCGGGGTAATCATCGGGGGAAATTCTATCGTCATCATGGCTGGCCCCTGTGCAGTGGAAAGCGAGGAGCAGATCATGGCCACCGCCCGGGCAGTAAAAAAGGCCGGAGCTCAAATCCTGCGCGGCGGGGCTTTCAAGCCGAGCACTTCACCCTATAGCTTCCGCGGTTTGGGGGAAGAAGGCCTAAAACTCCTGGCAGAGGCTCGCGCCGAAACGGGTTTACCGATCATCACCGAAGTGCTCACGCCCCGTGATGTTGAGCTGGTTTCCCGCTATGCCGATATTCTTCAGATCGGTGCACGCAACATGCAGAATTTCATCCTCCTGGATGAAGTGGGCCAAATCAAGAAGCCGGTGATGCTCAAACGGGGAATGTCGGCCACCATTCAGGAATGGCTCCTTTCGGCGGAATATATTCTCTCCCACGGAAATCGCCAGGTGATGCTCTGCGAACGGGGGATCCGAACCTTCGAGACTTACACCCGAAACACGATGGACATCAGCGCCATCCCGATTATCAAGAAACTCAGTCATCTGCCGATCATTGCCGATCCCAGCCACGGCACCGGGAAATGGGACCTGGTTACCCCAATGGCTCTGGCTTCTATCGCTTCAGGAGCAGACGGCATTATCGTTGAGGTTCATCCCAATCCGGATAAAGCGCTGAAGGATGGGCCGCAGTCGCTCACCTTCGAGAACTTCGAGATGCTGACTTCCAAGCTAGTTCCGATAGCATCCTCAGTGGGTAGAAAGGCCGGATAACAATCCATGCCGATAACCAAAAAGCGTGGGGAGATCATCGATACAAAGAAGGGTTTGGTGTTCGGCACGGCAGGGATTCCGCATAGCACTAATTCTCCGCATACGGCACAGGCTGGTATTACACGTATTCACGGGCTTGGACTCGGATGCATGGAAATGGAGTTTGTGCAAGGGGTCAATATGGGAGAGAAGACGGCCCTGGCAATCGGCGCGGCTGCCCGAAACCGGGGGATAAGGCTCACTGCACATTGCCCCTATTACATCAATCTCAATTCACCTGAGGAGGAGAAGGTCCTTGCCAGCAAAGAGCGAATTCTCCAGACGGCTCGGGTAGCCTCGGCATTCGGTGCGGATGGGGTGGTGTTCCACGCCGCTTTCTATATGAAAACCCCTCTGGAAGAAGTCTATGACAAAGTGAAGCGGCACCTCATCGAGATCGTGGACCAACTGGACAAAGAGAAAAAGCGGGTCTGGATTCGACCAGAGGTCATGGGAAAAGCCTCCCAGTTCGGCACTTTGAATGAGATACTCCGGTTGAGCACAGAAGTGGAAGGCGTAGCGCCCTGCATCGATTTTGCCCATCTGCACGCTCGAACGGGAAATTTCAACTCACACAAGGAATTCTCTCAGGTTTTGTACCAAGTTGGGGAAAAGCTGGGCAGAAAAGGGCTGGATAATTTACATCTTCACATATCGGGGATTGAGTATGGCGATAAAGGGGAGAGAAAGCACCTGAACCTGGGGGAATCGGATTTCCAGTATGTAGAGCTTCTCCAGGCTCTCAAAGATCATGAGGCCAAAGGGATGGTCATTTGTGAAAGCCCCAATCTTGAAGGAGATGCCTCTCTCTTGCAGGCAACCTACCAGACGCTGTAGCAACAGTTTGCGAGATAGAATGCCGACAGAGGTGTTAAAACTTTGAATCTTTCCGTGCAGCTGGCACCGAAAAACAAACGAGGCTTGCTTCTGGCCAATCCAGTGATCGCCGCTTCCGGCACTTTTGGATATGGGACCGAATACGCGGAGCTGATCGATATCCAAAAGCTGGGCGCCATCGTCTCCAAGGGGATAACGCTCCGGCCTCGCCAGGGAAATCCCCAGCCGCGGCTGGTGGAAACTGCCTCCGGATTGCTCAATTCAATCGGGCTGGAGAACATCGGGGTGAAAGCCCTGATACGGCAGAAAGCACCTCTGTGGGCTCAATGGCAGGTTCCGGTGATCGTCAACATCGCCGGGGATAGCATCGAAGAGTATGCCGAGTTGGCAGGAATGCTGGAGAGTGTGCCTGGAATCAGCGGAATCGAGGTGAACATCAGTTGTCCTAACGTGGCAGCTGGTGGAATGGCATTTGGGACCGATTCCGGAATGGCGGCCGCAGTAACTTCCGCTGTTAGAAATCGAACCACCCTGCCGATTATCGTCAAGCTGACCCCGAATGTGACGGATATCGTCCCGATTGCTCGCGCCGTTGTGGACGCCGGTGCCGATTCTCTGACCGTTGCCAATACCTTCAAGGGCATGGCCATTAATATATCCAGTCGTCGACCCGTGCTGGGGAATATCGCCGGAGGGCTTTCCGGACCGGCAATCAAGCCTCTGGCGCTTCATCTGGTCTATAGAGTGGCTCAAGCAGTGAAGGTGCCCATCATCGGATGCGGTGGAATCGCCTCTGCTGGCGATGCACTCGAATTCATTATGGCTGGCGCCAGCGCGGTTCAGGTGGGAACAGCCACCTTTGTCGATCCCCGGATACTGACCGGGATTGCAGAAGGGATTGAGCACTTCATGGGAAAAGCCGGATTGACCGATCTTCAGGAGCTCATCGGCGCAGCAAACAGCGGGTACAAATCGATATGACATTACACATGAAACCTGCAGAACTGAAAGAGGCGTTTCTCGATCTGATCTTCCCTCCGCGATGCATTGGCTGCGGCAAGGAAGGAGGGTTTTTGTGCGCGCCTTGCAGTGAGGCTCTTCCTGCCCTGGAACCGCCGTTTTGCCAACGCTGCGGAGTTCCCACATCGGATGGAAAGCTGTGTCAGAACTGCCGCAACTGGTCTCCCGCTATCGATGGGATTCGTTCGCCTTTTCTTCATACGGGACTGGCGCGCCAAGCCGTTCATCACCTTAAATACAAAAATCAGAAAGTCTTGGCCCGACCCATAGCCGGGGTTATGGCTAAATATTTGAAGTCCAACCCCCTGCCTGTTGATGTCTTGACGGCCGTGCCGACGCACCCCAAGAGAACACGCCAGCGTGGTTATAACCAGGCCGATTTGATAGTAAGGGAGCTCAGCCAGACCATCCAATTGCCGGCTTCTCAGGAAACACTCGCACGCCGGAGAAACACCCCTTCTCAGGTTTCCCTGGGAGCCGAGGCTCGCCGCAAGAATGTCCAAGAAGCCTTCATATGTAAAGACAAGTCTCTCTCAAGTAAACGGGTGCTTCTTGTAGACGATGTATGTACTACCGGTGCCACCTTAAATGCCTGCGCCGTGGCTCTGAAAGAGGCTGGAGCAGCCTCTGTTTGGGGATTGACCTTTTCCAGAGAATGCTGAAGATCGGAGGATGACGTGAATCTAGTTATCAGAGGTAAAAACATCGAGGTTCCGGAAAACGCCAGGGATTACATCACCAAGAAGACCAATCGATTTGATCGCCATCTGAAAACCATCACTGAGATCAAGGTGGAAGTATCGGAAGAGAAAACACGATCAAAAGAGAACCAGTATGTGGTGGAAATGACCATCAACTGCCAGGGCACCTATATCAGAGGTGAAAAGCGAGGGCCGGATATTTTTTCTGCCGCTGATGCTGCTACGGATGTGGTCGAACACCAAATCGATCGATACAGGGGACACCTTCAAAACAGAAAGTCACAGCCTGCATCCCAAAAAGAGACCGTGGAGGTTGATGAGACTTTCGATAAGGAAAGCACGCCCATAAAAGTGAAACGTTTTCCGATCAGGCCGATGTCGCCCGAGGAAGCAATCGATCAAATGGAATTGCTGGGACACGACTTCTTTGTCTTTTTCAGCCGTAACAACGATCAAATCAATGTGGTGTATCGCCGCAAAGACGGGGCCTATGGTTTGATCGAACCTGAATTCGACTAGAGAATGTGGCGGGTGGTGCCCATGGCACCACCCGCCACGCGAAGAGGTCAGAACTGCAACGAAATATCAACGCCGCTAATTGGCCGAAGATGTCAGACTTGCCTTCAGGTATCTTTCGATCTCACTCAACGGATACAGCTCGCACTCAATTGGGACCCCAGGCGATAGCCGGGATACGCTTCCTGAGCTTCCAAATGCCTCTTGCATGAATGCACTGCCAAAATCTCCCAGCAAGACAAACCGCACGCAAATGTCACGTCCTGAAATCTCCCGGTATTCGTAAGCCTGATCGAGAAGTGACGGAACACGGTCCCACTCGATCCATGACGTCAAGGCATCAACCTCGCTGTTCATCTCCAGCGCAAGAAGCACGTCCCTCTCCTTGACACGTGTTATGCCATCAAACTCCAGAACTCTGGTCTTGCCCTGGACAAGAACGTGCTTAACTATCGGCACTCCGTACTCGGATTCCAGAAATGAGAGGGCCAGCCCCTTGATTTTGGAAGCGGAAGTTGTATTCAAATCGATCCCTTTGATCTGGGCTTTCCATAAGCCGACCCCTTCAATACATACCGGCACCAGCATGGACTGGGCGATATTCTTCAAGCCTTTGATCGCCGTATCGAAGTTAGGCCCGGCCCATGATTTGCCGGATGCTTCCTGAAAATACCGCTGGCTCTTGACCGTTGTCGTGGCATAGATTCCAATATCGATTTCGGTTTCCGGAGACTTCCGGGCCGTTTCAAATCCCACCATGTTCTCCGGAGAAGAGGTTGATTCAAAGCCAAGGAGGAAACCGACCCTCTCTTTGCGGAAATCCATCAGAGGGACGAGTTCTTTTCCATCCCAACCAGCAGGCTCGCTCTCCCATCCCTTCCGCAAGAGGTCGTCTCTCACCATTTCAGCATACTCGTCACCCGAAAGCGGGAGCACATCGCTGGCAGGCTGCAGAAGCGCACCTTCAACCTCCCCCACAACCGCCCCGTACTTTTTGAGGAGTTCTTCTCCCAGACGATAGGAGTACTTCTTCAATGCGAGCTTCATCGGAGCCTCCCTCTTCACATTGATTTAGGAAATCATGGTCAACATCCCTCTACCCATTTGGATCAGCCGCTGAAGAGCTGTTGTGGAAACTAAGTGCTGGAGGGCCGATAGACGAGGCCCTATCTTGTTAAGCCCCGTCCGGTTTGGTGATTAGTATAGCATAAGAATAATGGCAATTGCAGATAGCTCTCTTGCATTTTGAGGAAAGTCTGGAGAACGACTCAGATTGATGTATCGCCGAACAGAGAGGCACTACAGATTGATTCAGTGGGAGGGAAGCCAGCACGTGTAGTGTTTCAACAACGGCTTTCCCCTGTTTTGTCATTCCGGACTTGATCCGGAATCCATCGTTTTCCATCTGGATTCCCGCCTTCGCGAGAATGACAGCGGCGTGCTGGATATTTGCGACGCGATTGTGGTAACAATACGAGGGTGGGTTTTACCTGACCACCTCGGAAGGTCCGCCGATCCTGCCCAGGATGGCGCTGGCGGCGGCCACCGCCGGACCAGCCAGATAGACCTCCGACTTGGGGCTTCCCATCCGGCCCACAAAGTTGCGATTGGTAGTAGAAATGCAGCGCTCACCAGCCGCCAGAATACCCATATATCCGCCCAGGCAGGGCCCGCAGGTGGGAGTACTCACTGCCGCTCCGGCCTTGATGAAGTCTTCAATGAGTCCCATTTTGAGGGCTTCCAGATAAATCAGCTGAGAGCCGGGAATGATGATGCAGCGTACATTTTTGGCTACCTTTCTGCCCTTCAGAATCTCGCCAGCGACGATGAGGTCATCGAGCCTGCCGTTGGTGCAGCTCCCGATCACTACCTGGTCGATGGGCACGTTGCCCACCTTGCTGATAGGTTTGGTATTGGAAGGCAAATGCGGGAAAGACACCTGAGGCTCGATCTTGGAGGCATCGTATTCGATCACCTTCGCATATCGGGCATCGGGGTCAGGATTGTAAGCGGTGAAGGGACGACTAGCCCTCGCTTTGACATACTCCAAAGTCTTTTGATCCACCCGGAAAAGACCCGCCTTGCCGCCAGCCTCGATCGCCATGTTAGCCATGCTGAAGCGCCCATCCATCGGAAGGGAATCAATCGCCTCGCCAGCAAATTCCATTGCCTTATAAAGCGCCCCATCCACTCCGATATCGCCAATGGTGTGCAGAATGAGGTCTTTGCCTCCAACCCACTTTTGCAGTTTACCGTGATAAACGAACTTGATAGTCGCCGGCACCTTCATCCATATTTCGCCGGTTGCCATGGCGGCAGCAATATCAGTGGAACCCATACCGGTAGCAAAGGCTCCTAGCGCGCCATAAGTGCAGGTGTGGGAATCAGCGCCGACCACAACATCGCCGGGAACCACCAGCCCCTTTTCCGGCAGGATTACGTGTTCGATTCCCATCTCCCCGACTTCAAAATAGACGACCCCTTGCGCCAGAGCAAATTCGCGCATCATTTTGGCCTGTTCTGCCGAAGGAATATCCTTGTTAGGAACAAAGTGGTCAGGTATCATCACCACTTTCGTGGGATCGAAGACCTTCTCCACTCCGATGCGCTTGAACTCTTTGATTGCGATGGGCGCAGTAATGTCGTTGGATAACACAAGGTCCACCCGCACATTGATGAGTTCGCCGGGTGATACCGTCTTTTTATTCGTGTGGACAGCAAGTATCTTTTCAGCGATGGTCATTTGCTTTCACCTTCATTTCAGGGACAAGTTTCCCCTCAACAGCGTGTTGAAATAGTCTGACTCAACCCCCTGGCCCCCAATCGTTGGGGGAATCTTTTGAATTTGGGGGACACCCTTCGACAAGCTCAGGACAGGCTCCCCAAACCCCCGGCAGAGAAGTATCTCTGCACTCTCTATCAACAGGACGAGCACAAGAATCGCCCCTTCTGACAACTAAACTGGGTTACATACAACCAGTCTAAGCCGACAGCAGCCGGTTCAGGGCATTCAGATAGGCTCGGGCGCTGGCAACAATGATATCCGTGTGAGCTCCCCTTCCAGTGTATACCGTGCCATCGTGTTCGATCCTCACCGTAACTTCGCCGAGCGCATCGATGCCTGCTGTGACCGATTTGACACTGAATTCGATCAACTTAACCGGAACTTTCACCAGTTGGTTGATGGCCACATAAACTGCATCGACCGGGCCTGTCCCCGTAGCCGCTGTGGTCACTATCTGGCCATTGGGATTGGTCAACTTGACAGTGGCAGTAGGAATGCTCGGCTCGCCACAGGAAACCTGCACCTGCTCCAGATGATATTTCTCGGAGACAGTGCGCAGTTCCTCGGCCACAAGCGCCTCAAGATCGCGTTCCGTGATCTCCCGCTTCTTATCCGCCAGTTCCTTGAAGGCAATGAATGCCCGGTTGACATCATCATCGCTCAGAGTATAATGCAACTCCTCCAGACGTTTTCTAAAAGCATGACGTCCGCTGAGTTTCCCCAGAGAAAGTGTGGTGCCGGAGAGACCGATGGAAGTCGGGTCCATGATCTCGTAGGTAGTCCGCTCCTTGATGACGCCATCCTGATGAATGCCGGATTCATGGCGAAAGGCGTTCGATCCCACGATAGCCTTGTTGGGCTGGACATACATCCCGGTGCGTTCGCTCACCAGACGGCTGGTCCTATAGATTTGTGTGGTATCGATGCTCGTGGCATAGTGCAACAAGTCCTGCCGGGTCTTGATAGCCATAACGATCTCTTCCATCGAAGCGTTCCCGGCCCGCTCGCCGATCCCATTGACCGTGCACTCGATCTGACGCACTCCATGATCCAGCACCGCCAGGCTGTTAGCTACGGAAAGGCCAAGGTCATTATGGCAATGAACACTGACTCGGGCCCGCTTGATATTGGGCACATTCTTGAAAATGCCGTCGATCAGCTTGCAGAACTCCTGCGGGATAGTATAGCCGACAGTATCCGGGATATTCACCGTAGTGGCGCCGGCATTGATCACCGCTTCCAGGATTTGATAGAGGTATTCCGGATTGGTGCGTGTGGCATCCATCGGGGAAAACTCCACATCGTCGAGATACCCCTTGGCCCGGGCTACCATATCGCGAGAAGACTGCAGGATGCGTTCTCGATCCTTCTTGAGCTGGTGGAAGATATGGATATCGGAGCTAGAGAGAAAAACGTGAATTCTGGGATGCAGGGCATCTTTGACGGCCTCCCAAGCCGCATCCACAGCGTCCGGTTGAGCATGGGCCAAACCACAGATGATCGGCCGCTGCACCTGGCTGGCAATGCGCCGCACTGCTTCCAGTTCGCCTTTGGAGCTGACCGGAAAACCGGCTTCGATGATATCCACACCGAGCCTGTCCAGTTGTTTGGCAATCTCCACTTTTTCATCGGCGGTCAGCGCTGCTCCCGCCGATTGTTCTCCGTCCCTCAATGTGGTATCGAAGATATAGACCTTATCCATATCCATCATGTTCTTCTCCTAGCTCATTGCAGGAAATTAAAGAGGCTCTATACAACCCTTTTGCCCCCAAGATTGGGGGAATTCTCCCTCACCCCCTCGGTCCCCCTCCCCCGTTTACGGGAGAGGGGGAAGAAGAACAAACTTGGGGAACACCCCCAAACCCCGGAAGGGAAGTGTCCCTTCACCCTCTGCACAAGTGTCATTCCGGACCTGATCCGGAATCCACGTCTTCTTTTGCCTCCGGTGTGGGCGAGCCAAGGATCGCCCCTACTGACCACTGACAACTTACTTCAGCCAGGGCATCATGGAGCGAAGTTCAGCTCCCACTTCCTCGATCTCATGCTCGGCCTCCATTCGACGCATAGCGGTGAATCCCGGACATCCGGCCTGGTTTTCCAGAATCCACTGGCGGGCAAAGGTGCCGTCCTGAATCTCTTCAAGGATATTCCACATCTCCTCACGA of the Dehalococcoidia bacterium genome contains:
- a CDS encoding ATP-binding protein produces the protein MADLIRKAGSQLIRRRFNDISDLNAALYASLVEHLERTGRLRTKPFDAAACPDATLADIAEDKLKWFLGLTRRERQYPLREDAPPSEALAHLNLLDAGQPSHAAVLLFARQPQKFLLTSEVKCMRFHGTEVGKPIPSYQIYRGTVFELVDQAVDFVMSKIDRAVGTRALGPQAPVEYELPREAVAEAIVNAVAHRDYTSNASVQVMLFADRLEVWNPGELPPPLTLEQLRLPHASIPRNPLIAEPLFLARYAEKAGSGILDMIARCQQAGLPSPQFHQEGGQFIQTLWRPKPVATEQVEAHDEAHDEAHDQVSLSERRIMTACLAAPQSTPELLTALGYPARTGNFKRGLKNLIALNLLEMSLPESPRSKNQKYRLTDKGRAWIALQKPEGGAR
- a CDS encoding CoA transferase; this encodes MNGKRASQTKRTPLHGLRVIDLGQVYAGPYAARILADMGAEVIRVESAVRSGRGGQNPQPGAIYPDGDPGKKPYNRSAYYNELNRNKLAVSLDLSKEQGREVFKRLVKVSDGVIENFSPRVMANFELDYPVLSQINPKIIMASISGYGQTGPYRDYVSFGRGIEAMSGLSEITGYEDGQPLGPGIAYADANAGLHAAFAILAALRQRRRTGKGQHIDLSLRESLTSLLGEQIINSSMNHRAPVRKGNQDCPKAFQGCYRCRGDDAWIAISICSKQEWKSLWSIIGHPPNLPDLSILEEGREELERLIECWTLEYEPEEAMNILQRAGVRAGMVCGAGELTSNPHLQARGSFEKMAHPEAGIHPNPGMPWKFSRSPLHIRMPAPCFAQHNNYVFGDLLGMSSEEIAKLEAEGVTARFPTR
- the aroH gene encoding chorismate mutase, producing MRCRGIRGATTAQNNTREEILHATRELLQNLIEANQIKVEEVAYAYFTTTTDLNAEFPAVAAREIGWTNTALLCGHEMSVPGSLEKCIRILILYNTEKSAAEMAHIYLKGAENLRSNFSRNETR
- the aroF gene encoding 3-deoxy-7-phosphoheptulonate synthase, which translates into the protein MLVVLGKTAREEDLQGLLDRLSKEGLAGHVSRGVDRTVIGVVGQTHPEFRDILVVLPGVEDVIPISKPYKLASREFNPADTTINVGGVIIGGNSIVIMAGPCAVESEEQIMATARAVKKAGAQILRGGAFKPSTSPYSFRGLGEEGLKLLAEARAETGLPIITEVLTPRDVELVSRYADILQIGARNMQNFILLDEVGQIKKPVMLKRGMSATIQEWLLSAEYILSHGNRQVMLCERGIRTFETYTRNTMDISAIPIIKKLSHLPIIADPSHGTGKWDLVTPMALASIASGADGIIVEVHPNPDKALKDGPQSLTFENFEMLTSKLVPIASSVGRKAG
- a CDS encoding TIM barrel protein, which gives rise to MPITKKRGEIIDTKKGLVFGTAGIPHSTNSPHTAQAGITRIHGLGLGCMEMEFVQGVNMGEKTALAIGAAARNRGIRLTAHCPYYINLNSPEEEKVLASKERILQTARVASAFGADGVVFHAAFYMKTPLEEVYDKVKRHLIEIVDQLDKEKKRVWIRPEVMGKASQFGTLNEILRLSTEVEGVAPCIDFAHLHARTGNFNSHKEFSQVLYQVGEKLGRKGLDNLHLHISGIEYGDKGERKHLNLGESDFQYVELLQALKDHEAKGMVICESPNLEGDASLLQATYQTL
- a CDS encoding dihydroorotate dehydrogenase produces the protein MQLAPKNKRGLLLANPVIAASGTFGYGTEYAELIDIQKLGAIVSKGITLRPRQGNPQPRLVETASGLLNSIGLENIGVKALIRQKAPLWAQWQVPVIVNIAGDSIEEYAELAGMLESVPGISGIEVNISCPNVAAGGMAFGTDSGMAAAVTSAVRNRTTLPIIVKLTPNVTDIVPIARAVVDAGADSLTVANTFKGMAINISSRRPVLGNIAGGLSGPAIKPLALHLVYRVAQAVKVPIIGCGGIASAGDALEFIMAGASAVQVGTATFVDPRILTGIAEGIEHFMGKAGLTDLQELIGAANSGYKSI
- a CDS encoding ComF family protein, translating into MKPAELKEAFLDLIFPPRCIGCGKEGGFLCAPCSEALPALEPPFCQRCGVPTSDGKLCQNCRNWSPAIDGIRSPFLHTGLARQAVHHLKYKNQKVLARPIAGVMAKYLKSNPLPVDVLTAVPTHPKRTRQRGYNQADLIVRELSQTIQLPASQETLARRRNTPSQVSLGAEARRKNVQEAFICKDKSLSSKRVLLVDDVCTTGATLNACAVALKEAGAASVWGLTFSREC
- the raiA gene encoding ribosome-associated translation inhibitor RaiA: MNLVIRGKNIEVPENARDYITKKTNRFDRHLKTITEIKVEVSEEKTRSKENQYVVEMTINCQGTYIRGEKRGPDIFSAADAATDVVEHQIDRYRGHLQNRKSQPASQKETVEVDETFDKESTPIKVKRFPIRPMSPEEAIDQMELLGHDFFVFFSRNNDQINVVYRRKDGAYGLIEPEFD
- the leuC gene encoding 3-isopropylmalate dehydratase large subunit, whose translation is MTIAEKILAVHTNKKTVSPGELINVRVDLVLSNDITAPIAIKEFKRIGVEKVFDPTKVVMIPDHFVPNKDIPSAEQAKMMREFALAQGVVYFEVGEMGIEHVILPEKGLVVPGDVVVGADSHTCTYGALGAFATGMGSTDIAAAMATGEIWMKVPATIKFVYHGKLQKWVGGKDLILHTIGDIGVDGALYKAMEFAGEAIDSLPMDGRFSMANMAIEAGGKAGLFRVDQKTLEYVKARASRPFTAYNPDPDARYAKVIEYDASKIEPQVSFPHLPSNTKPISKVGNVPIDQVVIGSCTNGRLDDLIVAGEILKGRKVAKNVRCIIIPGSQLIYLEALKMGLIEDFIKAGAAVSTPTCGPCLGGYMGILAAGERCISTTNRNFVGRMGSPKSEVYLAGPAVAAASAILGRIGGPSEVVR